The nucleotide window TCACCACGGTCTTGTTGCCCAGCGCGGTCCCCACACCCCACAGCGCGAAACCGGTCGAGTGGAAGATCGGTGAGACGATCACCATGGCACTACGTTGGGGCAACGGAATGCGGTCCAGGAGAAGGGCACTGGCGAACGGGGACATCTTGGAACGCTGGGCGCCCTTGGGCAGCCCCGTGGTACCGCTGGTGAGGATGACGAGCCCACCCCACTCCGCCGGCTCGGGCGGGGTGGACGAGTCGCCGCTGTCGACGATGTCGTCGAGGGTCCGGACGCCGTCGCCGGTCGGGCGGTTGCCGTCGACCCACGTGACGATACGCAGGGTGTCGGCGGGCAGGGTGTCGGCGAGGTCGGTGAACTCCTCGTCGTAGAGCATCGCGACGATCTTCTCGCGCTCGGCGACCTCGGCGAACTGCGTCTTGCCGAAGCCGGTGTTCATCATCGCGAGGCGGAATCCGGCCTTGCCCGCGGCACTCATGGTGGTCAACAGGCCTCGATGGTCCCGCGCGATCACGCCGATGACCGACCCCGGTTTGATCCCGGACGACAGCAAGAAATTGGCGAGTGCGTTCGCGTGTGCGTTCAGTTCACCGAAGGTCAGCTCGCCGTGTTCGTCGGCGACCGCCCCGGCCTCGGGGTACTCGTCGGCTCCGTGCGCCACCGCCGCTGCGCACGGACCGATGATCTTGGCACGCTTGATCGTGGTCAGCAGTTCCTTGGGCCGCGTCGGATCCACCAGGCCCGACCGCCGCAGGACCTTGAAAGCGCCGAACGCGTCCTGCGCCGATTCGACCACCGTGCCGACTGCACCGGTCACCGAGACCATGTCCACCCCACCTTTCGCGGCTGAGCCGCGTTGTCATCCTGTTCGGGTCGGCTGCGCGCTCGACGCACCTCTGGTCACCCTCGTCACCAGTCGCGATACAGGTGCACAGGATATTGCCGACCCTGCCGGTCGATGTCCGTTTCACCCGAAACGATTGTCGCGCTGCACTGTTCACCGCATCTCGCGCACGGCCACCGTTCGCCGGCCCTTGCGGGTCAGCCGGACGGCGAACTCGTGGCGACAGGCTACCAAGTCTGACAACCCCCGTCTTCAGATTGACGGTGGCGCCGAACCTGAGCCGCCGCGTAGGCGGCATGGACCTCGCCCTGCGTGCTGGGAAACCCGGCGAAACGGACGCGGTCGGTCACCGAACTCTCTGGCTCGCGTCCGTTTCGGCATACTGTTCGAGTACTCAGTACTTCGAAACCGGAGGTTCCCGTGGCCAGTGGTCTCGTCGCCTTGCTCGATGACATCGTGACCCTCACCCGGGCTGCCGCCGCATCTCTCGACGACATCGGCGCCGCGGCCGGCA belongs to Gordonia sp. KTR9 and includes:
- a CDS encoding acyl-CoA synthetase, which codes for MVSVTGAVGTVVESAQDAFGAFKVLRRSGLVDPTRPKELLTTIKRAKIIGPCAAAVAHGADEYPEAGAVADEHGELTFGELNAHANALANFLLSSGIKPGSVIGVIARDHRGLLTTMSAAGKAGFRLAMMNTGFGKTQFAEVAEREKIVAMLYDEEFTDLADTLPADTLRIVTWVDGNRPTGDGVRTLDDIVDSGDSSTPPEPAEWGGLVILTSGTTGLPKGAQRSKMSPFASALLLDRIPLPQRSAMVIVSPIFHSTGFALWGVGTALGNKTVVMRRFDAEKTLAAISEHKAEVLVAVPTMLHRMVALGPEVIGKYDVSSLKIIVLAGSALSPTLSEAVQDTFGDVLYNLYGSTEVAIATVAQPKELRLAPGTVGRAPVTSRLALFDDDGKRISGTNVRGRLFVRNGAPFEGYTDGRNKEVIDGYMSTGDMARFDEHGLLHIDGRDDDMIVSGGENVYPLEVENLLGRHPDIDDVAVIGVDDDEYGKRLRAFIVVAEHANPTPEDIKAHVKGHLARYKVPRDVVFVDELPRNPTGKLVRRHLPTGPL